In the genome of Myxococcaceae bacterium JPH2, one region contains:
- a CDS encoding DUF2071 domain-containing protein, whose translation MRPFLTATWRSLLMLNYEVAPEVLQPLVPMGTELDRWQGQALASMVGFRFLDTRVRGIAVPLHRDFDEVNLRFYVRRKGPEGWRRGVVFVRELVPRWAIATVARVLYNEPYLAVPMRHTVEMDAAANGAPGQVAYGWRYAGRWHQLSARTEGAPLPSEPNSEEEFITEHYWGYTAQRDGGCAEYAVEHPRWNVWRATEPTFDCDVRALYGAAFVESLGAKPRSAFVADGSAVAVYPGTRIARS comes from the coding sequence ATGCGCCCCTTCCTCACGGCGACCTGGCGCTCCCTGCTGATGCTCAACTACGAGGTCGCGCCGGAGGTCCTCCAGCCACTCGTCCCCATGGGCACCGAGTTGGACCGGTGGCAGGGACAGGCGCTCGCCAGCATGGTGGGCTTCCGGTTCCTCGACACGCGCGTGCGTGGCATCGCGGTACCGCTCCATCGAGACTTCGACGAGGTCAACCTGCGCTTCTATGTGCGGCGCAAGGGGCCCGAGGGCTGGCGCCGCGGTGTCGTGTTCGTGCGCGAGTTGGTCCCTCGCTGGGCCATCGCCACCGTGGCGCGCGTTCTCTACAACGAGCCCTATCTCGCCGTCCCCATGCGACACACCGTGGAGATGGACGCCGCCGCGAATGGCGCGCCCGGACAGGTCGCGTATGGCTGGCGGTACGCGGGGCGCTGGCACCAGCTCTCCGCGAGGACGGAAGGCGCGCCCCTCCCCAGTGAACCGAACTCCGAGGAGGAGTTCATCACCGAGCACTACTGGGGCTACACCGCGCAGCGCGATGGCGGCTGTGCGGAGTACGCCGTCGAACATCCCCGCTGGAACGTCTGGCGCGCGACGGAGCCCACGTTCGACTGCGACGTGCGGGCCCTGTACGGCGCGGCCTTCGTGGAGAGCCTCGGCGCGAAGCCCCGCTCGGCGTTCGTCGCGGATGGATCCGCGGTCGCGGTGTATCCCGGCACGCGCATCGCACGGAGCTGA
- a CDS encoding FHA domain-containing protein, with product MAPPNPKRPPRPPRPPGKQAAPDDSADLPFDDDEVAPLQADDPRPQRVPQFPAGPRKGRRRKGGERTGSDRELSPRLDWHKEYSDPGHPPAFLYVEKGPGAGQLVPVQQGAMTLGRSSSSDLRLQHASISRRHAQLTRKGNHCVLRDLGSQNGTFVNRVRLTGEVELNSGDEVSLGNAVLRLRGPGGTPAAGLPAVVPPEPLPPEKPHRMRASSLGVALLAAAGGSAVAALLTFAAVRATETKPPVIPAAPAGEQVAPEPPRPGIQLTATEVEPSDDPPEEAPTEARSAAQVARAGGRGSAAAQREAQESRAGNRGAGSAAASHEPQEPRVRPRAASAASERGGAPQVVAVTSSPGGNSALEADVRARYESGNVAAARERAQGAKLTALYSLLTRYEAAEADARKALAKRDLPRAIASLTTALSVDFELSHGWSKQGPVLRKQLAGLHTLVGREAAQGGRQAEAREHFERALQYDAEDREARDGLTRLSGAESRAPAAPR from the coding sequence ATGGCTCCACCGAATCCCAAGCGTCCGCCGCGACCGCCCCGCCCGCCGGGAAAGCAAGCGGCCCCGGACGATTCGGCGGACCTCCCCTTCGACGATGACGAGGTGGCGCCGCTCCAGGCGGACGACCCGCGCCCCCAGCGGGTGCCCCAGTTCCCAGCGGGGCCACGCAAGGGACGACGGCGCAAAGGGGGCGAGCGGACGGGCTCGGACCGGGAGCTGTCCCCTCGGCTCGACTGGCACAAGGAGTACTCGGACCCGGGCCATCCCCCTGCCTTCCTGTACGTGGAGAAAGGCCCTGGCGCCGGACAGCTCGTGCCAGTGCAACAGGGCGCCATGACGCTGGGGCGCTCGTCCTCGTCGGACCTGCGCCTCCAGCACGCGTCCATCAGCCGGCGCCATGCCCAGCTCACCCGCAAGGGCAACCACTGCGTCCTGAGAGACCTGGGCAGCCAGAACGGAACGTTCGTCAACCGGGTGCGCCTCACGGGGGAGGTGGAGCTGAACTCGGGCGATGAAGTCAGCCTGGGCAACGCCGTGCTGCGCCTGCGAGGCCCAGGTGGAACGCCCGCCGCGGGGCTGCCCGCGGTGGTCCCGCCAGAGCCCCTTCCGCCGGAGAAGCCCCACCGGATGCGCGCCAGCTCGCTGGGGGTGGCGCTGTTGGCCGCCGCCGGAGGCTCCGCCGTGGCGGCCCTCCTGACGTTCGCGGCGGTCCGCGCGACGGAGACCAAGCCCCCAGTGATTCCAGCGGCGCCAGCGGGCGAGCAGGTCGCGCCCGAGCCCCCGCGACCCGGAATCCAGCTGACGGCCACGGAAGTGGAGCCCTCGGACGACCCGCCCGAGGAAGCCCCCACCGAGGCCCGCAGCGCGGCCCAGGTGGCCCGAGCGGGAGGCCGGGGTTCGGCCGCGGCGCAGCGTGAGGCACAAGAGTCGCGTGCCGGAAACCGAGGCGCGGGTTCGGCCGCCGCGTCACACGAGCCACAGGAGCCCCGCGTGCGCCCGCGAGCCGCCAGCGCGGCCTCGGAGCGTGGGGGCGCGCCGCAGGTCGTGGCGGTCACGTCGTCGCCGGGAGGCAATTCGGCGCTGGAGGCGGATGTCCGCGCCCGCTACGAATCCGGCAACGTCGCCGCCGCGCGGGAGCGGGCCCAAGGCGCGAAGCTGACGGCGCTCTACTCCCTGCTGACGCGCTACGAGGCCGCGGAGGCCGACGCGCGCAAGGCCTTGGCGAAGCGGGACTTGCCCCGCGCCATCGCCTCGCTGACCACGGCCCTGTCGGTGGATTTCGAACTGTCACATGGCTGGAGCAAGCAGGGTCCGGTGTTGCGCAAGCAACTGGCCGGACTGCACACCCTGGTGGGTCGGGAGGCCGCCCAGGGAGGTCGTCAAGCCGAGGCGCGCGAGCACTTCGAGCGAGCCCTCCAATACGACGCGGAGGATCGCGAGGCGCGCGACGGACTGACCCGACTCAGCGGCGCCGAATCCCGCGCGCCAGCAGCACCGCGTTGA
- a CDS encoding DNA internalization-related competence protein ComEC/Rec2: MERFAWRDLGSRPLFFPALSLVLGALWPTRTGGAAGAFLLGGALLVVAGGTLARLPGAHLAVLLGLGLTGSGLAGLEARVEVPATLARGGSARLEGEVDRVDAFDGATRVGLVVARAGPLEGSMEPARFRASLTARGPRALLPGQRILVEAKLAPDAPAANPGERDLSSSRRRRGVAFTGSLAADRLLVLSPAPAWRTWVEDARGRLAKAVYAVAPSRDAAALFLTLAAGQRAALDDAWEESFSRAGLAHVLSVSGLHVAALALMTLALLRWLLVRVGARWRRLDAGRVAAPVSVPFVWAYVIFTDNQSPAVRSAVMTMVVLLGLALWRRADGLNSLAAAALVLVAGLPSSVVDLSLRLSFLAVLGLILLSPALRAAIPLAPPDPQEPHRVRRWLGKAREAVLQTLCASAAATLSGLPIVAEAFGRVSLAGLASNIVALPLCGLLTGLAAGGAALFVLSPVLATPVLWAGAWASQLLLGVTRVFSALPFAAVEVPGLGVGMALAYAAGLGLWALGTGRWRWGGALVPVAVMLAVLLPSLRPAPALRITFLAVGQGDAVVLSSRGHHALLDAGGVPQGADPGERIVVPFLHHEGISRLELAVLSHPHPDHALGLVSTLAKVPTERLWLSAGTAEGALSRAVMDSARGAVVEQVELGHPAVRLGEATLEVLGPPRDRELMEGVNDQSIVLRVRHGDVTVLLPGDVEAEGEAALLEQLGGPVTVMKAPHHGSRTSSSEALLARAQPRHVVFCVGRRNRFGFPHEEVVTRYAAMGTTCWRTDVDGAITLESDGQDVRLVPFLTRETGPASPRVAERTGDSHP; encoded by the coding sequence GTGGAGCGTTTTGCGTGGCGCGACCTGGGGTCGCGGCCTCTCTTTTTCCCTGCGCTGAGCCTCGTGCTCGGAGCGCTCTGGCCCACTCGAACAGGTGGCGCGGCCGGAGCATTTCTCCTCGGTGGCGCGCTGCTCGTCGTCGCGGGTGGCACGCTTGCTCGGCTGCCCGGGGCACACCTCGCCGTGTTGTTGGGATTGGGACTCACCGGCTCGGGCCTGGCGGGCCTGGAGGCGCGCGTGGAGGTCCCCGCGACCCTGGCTCGGGGTGGGTCCGCGCGACTCGAAGGCGAGGTGGATCGAGTCGATGCCTTCGACGGCGCCACGCGCGTGGGGCTGGTGGTGGCACGGGCAGGTCCGCTCGAGGGGTCGATGGAGCCCGCGCGCTTCCGCGCGAGCCTGACCGCGCGAGGGCCCCGTGCGCTCCTGCCAGGGCAACGCATCCTGGTCGAGGCCAAGCTGGCTCCCGATGCGCCCGCCGCGAACCCAGGCGAGCGCGACCTCTCGTCATCTCGGCGCAGGCGTGGCGTGGCCTTCACGGGGAGCCTCGCGGCCGACCGCCTGCTGGTCCTCTCCCCCGCCCCCGCGTGGCGGACCTGGGTGGAGGATGCGCGAGGTCGGCTGGCGAAGGCCGTCTACGCCGTGGCCCCGAGCCGCGACGCAGCCGCGTTGTTCCTCACGCTCGCGGCGGGACAGCGCGCCGCGCTGGATGACGCTTGGGAGGAGTCCTTCTCGCGCGCGGGGCTCGCGCATGTGCTCAGCGTGTCGGGGCTTCACGTCGCGGCGCTCGCGCTGATGACGCTGGCGCTCCTGAGATGGCTGCTCGTCCGCGTGGGCGCGCGCTGGCGGCGGCTCGACGCCGGGCGCGTGGCGGCGCCCGTGTCGGTGCCGTTTGTCTGGGCCTATGTGATTTTCACCGACAATCAATCGCCCGCGGTGCGCTCGGCGGTGATGACCATGGTGGTGCTGCTGGGCCTGGCGCTATGGCGGCGCGCGGATGGGCTCAACAGCCTCGCGGCGGCGGCGCTGGTGCTCGTGGCAGGTCTGCCCTCCAGCGTGGTGGACCTGTCCCTCCGGCTGTCGTTCCTGGCCGTGCTGGGGCTCATCCTCCTGTCGCCCGCGCTCCGCGCCGCCATTCCCCTGGCGCCTCCGGATCCGCAAGAGCCCCACCGCGTGCGGCGATGGTTGGGCAAGGCTCGCGAGGCCGTCCTTCAAACGCTCTGCGCGAGCGCGGCGGCCACGTTGTCTGGATTGCCCATCGTGGCCGAGGCGTTCGGCCGCGTGAGCCTCGCGGGCCTGGCTTCGAACATCGTCGCCCTGCCCCTCTGCGGGCTGTTGACCGGGCTCGCTGCTGGCGGGGCGGCCCTGTTCGTGCTCTCACCCGTGCTCGCGACGCCTGTCTTGTGGGCAGGCGCGTGGGCTTCTCAACTCCTGCTCGGGGTGACCCGAGTCTTCTCCGCCCTGCCCTTCGCGGCGGTGGAGGTGCCAGGGCTCGGCGTGGGCATGGCCCTGGCCTATGCGGCGGGCCTGGGGCTCTGGGCACTCGGCACGGGACGATGGCGGTGGGGAGGCGCGCTCGTGCCTGTCGCCGTGATGCTGGCGGTACTGCTGCCCTCGCTGCGTCCTGCTCCGGCGCTGCGCATCACGTTCCTCGCCGTGGGCCAAGGGGATGCGGTGGTCCTCAGCTCCCGTGGCCATCACGCCCTACTGGATGCGGGCGGCGTGCCTCAGGGCGCGGACCCGGGCGAGCGCATCGTCGTGCCCTTCCTTCACCACGAAGGCATCTCCCGCTTGGAGCTGGCCGTGCTGTCGCATCCACACCCAGACCATGCGCTGGGGCTCGTGTCGACGCTGGCGAAGGTCCCCACCGAGCGCCTGTGGCTGTCCGCTGGCACCGCGGAAGGGGCGCTGTCGCGGGCAGTGATGGATTCGGCGCGCGGTGCCGTGGTGGAGCAGGTGGAGCTGGGCCATCCCGCCGTGAGGCTGGGCGAGGCGACGCTGGAGGTGCTCGGCCCTCCTCGGGACCGCGAGCTGATGGAGGGGGTGAATGACCAGAGCATCGTGCTGCGCGTGCGGCATGGCGACGTCACCGTGCTGCTCCCGGGCGACGTGGAGGCAGAGGGCGAAGCGGCGCTCCTGGAGCAACTCGGCGGGCCCGTCACGGTGATGAAGGCGCCCCATCACGGCTCGCGCACTTCATCTTCGGAGGCGCTGCTCGCGCGGGCCCAGCCTCGCCATGTGGTGTTCTGCGTGGGCCGTCGCAATCGCTTCGGCTTTCCACACGAGGAAGTCGTCACGCGCTACGCGGCGATGGGGACCACCTGCTGGCGCACCGACGTGGACGGCGCCATCACCCTGGAGAGCGACGGCCAGGACGTCCGCCTGGTCCCCTTCCTCACGCGGGAGACGGGGCCCGCGTCGCCGCGGGTTGCCGAGCGCACGGGGGATTCCCATCCTTGA
- a CDS encoding FHA domain-containing protein produces MHFQFEHPDSTTPFELPEGTHRLGGGPEDQVHLAGLPPGLLTLSIEEQRLTVASSRTFTVNQVFVPPGVARLVLPGEVLGLTEQMSVRVLEPEVPVERGVGTMAVLKELLLGAESVASRAATLTCLTGLDMGRTFALGEALTDIGRGGGVKVRLRDRAVSRIHARIHHEASAFQVEDVGTANGVFLNGKPLRQATPLTDGDIIEIGRSLLRFQAPVDEPPAPVVEAPPEPPPLPSAPAAPSTPEPPAPPTATPETRRSHAEGWLLTLAATAALVGLLVTYALLAG; encoded by the coding sequence ATGCACTTCCAGTTCGAACACCCGGACAGCACCACGCCCTTCGAGCTTCCCGAGGGCACGCACCGCCTCGGCGGTGGCCCCGAGGATCAAGTCCATCTGGCGGGACTGCCTCCGGGGCTGTTGACCTTGAGCATCGAGGAGCAGCGGCTCACCGTCGCGTCCTCGCGGACCTTCACCGTGAACCAGGTCTTCGTTCCGCCCGGGGTCGCCCGACTGGTGCTGCCGGGCGAAGTGCTCGGGCTCACCGAGCAGATGTCCGTGCGCGTCCTGGAGCCCGAGGTCCCCGTGGAGCGCGGCGTGGGGACGATGGCGGTGCTCAAGGAGCTGCTCCTGGGCGCGGAGAGCGTGGCCTCACGCGCGGCCACCCTCACCTGCCTCACCGGGCTCGACATGGGGCGGACCTTCGCGCTCGGGGAAGCGCTCACGGATATCGGGCGCGGTGGTGGCGTGAAGGTGCGATTGCGCGACCGCGCGGTGTCCCGCATCCACGCGCGCATCCACCATGAGGCCAGCGCCTTTCAGGTCGAGGACGTGGGCACCGCCAACGGCGTCTTCCTCAACGGAAAGCCCCTGCGACAGGCCACGCCCCTGACGGATGGGGACATCATCGAGATAGGGCGCTCACTCCTGCGGTTCCAGGCCCCGGTGGACGAACCACCCGCGCCTGTCGTCGAAGCGCCTCCGGAGCCGCCTCCGCTCCCATCCGCGCCAGCCGCGCCCTCCACGCCCGAGCCACCTGCCCCACCCACGGCGACTCCCGAGACACGGCGAAGCCACGCGGAAGGTTGGCTCCTCACCCTCGCGGCGACCGCGGCCCTGGTGGGGCTGCTCGTTACCTATGCGCTGCTGGCGGGCTGA
- a CDS encoding CarD family transcriptional regulator, producing MQTSFKTGDKAVYPGQGVGEVMGIEHTEVAGQRQSFYVLRILENGMRIMIPINKVGSVGLREIISEEDVKQVYSILKEKDISVDSTTWNRRYREYMEKIKTGSVFEIAEVLRDLYLLKGDKDLSFGERKMLDTARSLLIKELSLAKDCSEEEIESDLKKIFNLA from the coding sequence GTGCAGACCAGCTTCAAGACTGGTGACAAGGCGGTTTATCCGGGCCAGGGCGTCGGTGAGGTGATGGGCATCGAGCACACTGAAGTGGCCGGACAGCGCCAGTCGTTCTACGTGCTGCGCATCCTGGAGAACGGGATGCGGATCATGATCCCGATCAACAAGGTCGGCTCCGTCGGCCTGCGGGAGATCATCAGCGAGGAGGACGTCAAGCAGGTCTACTCCATCCTGAAGGAGAAGGACATCTCCGTGGACTCGACGACGTGGAACCGTCGGTACCGCGAGTACATGGAGAAGATCAAGACCGGCTCCGTGTTCGAGATCGCCGAGGTGCTGCGTGACCTCTACCTGCTCAAGGGCGACAAGGACCTGTCGTTCGGTGAGCGCAAGATGCTCGACACCGCTCGCTCGCTGCTCATCAAGGAGCTGTCGCTGGCCAAGGACTGCTCCGAGGAAGAGATCGAGTCGGACCTGAAGAAGATCTTCAACCTCGCCTGA
- a CDS encoding carbohydrate-binding family 9-like protein, producing MRLHSTSWFTLLPLLCLVTSCRDEQAGPAHRTPRLPAAAQVRTREGVPSDLTFRADTTFAGGAVAYLGSRVTPEHAAPGQPVTLTHYFMARRPPPEGFGFFVHVVDVASGQMVGNADHEIQDGAAPLATWPVGKVIEDTHVVPMPASPARLMLGFWRGDDRLPVDDARAQDGANRMLGPTLGGAPPELPEYKVSRVKKAPVIDGVLDDAVWKDAPAVTLVGSFDGRPASLRTVARLAYDDANLYVAFDVEDPDVWGTLRERDASIYEQEVVEIFLDANADGRTYNELEVSPHNVIFDAYFPARRQGMDLSWDSGMKTAVKVRGTLDDPSDRDEGWSVEMAIPFNRLAEVPHLPPQKGDRWRFNLYRLEHRDRRQVEGQAFSPLFVGDFHALPRFAWLTFQ from the coding sequence ATGCGCCTCCATTCCACGTCCTGGTTCACGCTTCTGCCGTTGCTCTGCCTCGTTACGTCCTGCCGGGACGAGCAGGCGGGCCCGGCTCATCGCACGCCGCGTCTGCCCGCGGCCGCGCAGGTCCGCACGCGCGAGGGTGTGCCCTCGGACCTCACCTTCCGCGCGGACACGACCTTCGCGGGAGGCGCGGTGGCATACCTGGGCTCGCGCGTGACACCTGAGCACGCGGCGCCGGGGCAGCCCGTCACGCTGACGCACTACTTCATGGCGCGCCGGCCTCCGCCTGAGGGCTTCGGCTTCTTCGTGCACGTGGTCGACGTGGCCAGTGGCCAGATGGTGGGCAACGCCGACCATGAGATTCAGGACGGCGCCGCGCCGCTCGCGACGTGGCCCGTGGGCAAGGTCATCGAGGACACGCATGTGGTGCCCATGCCGGCGAGCCCCGCGCGGCTGATGCTCGGCTTCTGGCGCGGCGACGACCGGCTGCCCGTGGACGATGCCCGCGCACAGGACGGCGCGAACCGGATGCTCGGGCCCACGCTCGGCGGCGCGCCTCCGGAGCTGCCCGAGTACAAGGTGTCGCGAGTGAAGAAGGCCCCGGTCATCGACGGCGTGCTGGATGACGCGGTCTGGAAGGATGCGCCCGCGGTCACGCTGGTGGGCAGCTTCGACGGGCGCCCTGCTTCACTCCGCACCGTGGCGCGGCTCGCGTATGACGACGCGAACCTGTACGTCGCCTTCGACGTGGAGGACCCCGATGTCTGGGGCACGCTGCGAGAGCGCGACGCCTCCATCTACGAGCAGGAGGTGGTGGAGATCTTCCTGGACGCCAACGCGGACGGGCGCACGTACAACGAGCTGGAGGTGTCGCCCCACAACGTGATCTTCGACGCGTACTTCCCCGCGCGGCGCCAGGGCATGGACCTGTCGTGGGACTCGGGCATGAAGACGGCGGTGAAGGTGCGCGGCACGCTGGATGATCCCTCGGACCGCGATGAGGGCTGGTCGGTCGAGATGGCCATTCCCTTCAACCGGCTCGCCGAGGTGCCGCACCTGCCGCCCCAGAAGGGAGACCGCTGGCGCTTCAACCTCTACCGATTGGAGCATCGCGATCGCCGACAGGTCGAAGGGCAGGCCTTCTCGCCGCTCTTCGTGGGGGACTTCCACGCGCTGCCTCGCTTCGCGTGGCTGACCTTCCAGTGA